The following proteins come from a genomic window of Salminus brasiliensis chromosome 15, fSalBra1.hap2, whole genome shotgun sequence:
- the tuba8l2 gene encoding tubulin, alpha 8 like 2 — MRECISVHVGQAGVQMGNTCWELYCLEHGIQPDGQMPSQKPVGGHDDSFTTFFSETGAGKYVPRAIFVDLEPTVIDEVRTGTYRQLFHPEQLISGKEDAANNYARGHYTIGKEIIDSVLDRIRKLADQCTGLQGFLVFHSFGGGTGSGFTSLLMERLSVDFGKKSKLEFAIYPAPQVSTAVVEPYNSILTTHTTLEHSDCAFMVDNEAIYDICRRNLDIERPSYTNLNRLISQIVSSITASLRFDGALNVDLTEFQTNLVPYPRIHFPLATYAPVISAEKAYHEQLSVAEITNSCFEPSNQMVKCDPRHGKYMACCLLYRGDVVPKDVNVAIAAIKTKRSIQFVDWCPTGFKVGINYQPPTVVPGGDLAKVQRAVCMLSNTTAIAEAWARLDHKFDLMYAKRAFVHWYVGEGMEEGEFSEAREDMAALEKDYEEVGIDSFEEDEEGEEF, encoded by the exons CGTGAGTGCATCTCCGTCCATGTTGGCCAGGCGGGTGTTCAAATGGGTAACACCTGCTGGGAGCTGTACTGTCTGGAGCACGGCATCCAGCCTGATGGTCAGATGCCCAGCCAGAAACCTGTAGGTGGCCATGACGACTCGTTCACCACCTTCTTCAGTGAGACCGGCGCTGGAAAATATGTACCTCGAGCCATCTTTGTGGACCTGGAGCCCACTGTCATAG atgaGGTGCGTACTGGTACCTACCGGCAGCTCTTCCACCCGGAGCAGTTGATCTCCGGCAAGGAGGATGCGGCCAATAACTACGCCCGAGGTCACTACACCATCGGCAAGGAGATCATAGACTCTGTGCTCGATCGCATCCGCAAACTG GCTGACCAGTGCACAGGACTGCAGGGCTTCCTGGTCTTCCACAGCTTTGGTGGAGGCACGGGGTCAGGATTCACCTCCCTCTTGATGGAGCGCCTGTCTGTCGACTTTGGCAAGAAGTCCAAGCTGGAGTTCGCCATCTACCCAGCACCACAGGTGTCCACGGCCGTGGTGGAGCCGTACAACTCCATCCTGACCACTCACACCACGTTGGAGCACTCAGACTGCGCCTTCATGGTGGACAACGAGGCCATCTACGACATCTGCAGGAGGAACCTGGACATCGAGCGCCCGTCCTACACTAACCTCAACCGGCTCATCAGCCAGATCGTGTCCTCCATCACGGCCTCTCTTCGCTTCGATGGTGCCCTGAACGTGGACCTGACCGAGTTCCAGACCAACCTGGTGCCGTATCCCAGGATCCACTTTCCGCTGGCCACGTATGCCCCTGTCATATCCGCCGAGAAGGCCTACCATGAGCAGCTGTCCGTGGCCGAGATCACCAACTCTTGCTTCGAGCCCAGCAACCAGATGGTGAAGTGCGACCCGCGTCACGGGAAGTACATGGCCTGCTGCCTGCTGTACCGGGGCGACGTGGTTCCCAAGGATGTCAACGTGGCCATCGCAGCCATCAAGACCAAGAGGAGCATCCAGTTCGTGGACTGGTGTCCCACCGGCTTCAAAGTGGGCATCAACTACCAGCCCCCGACGGTGGTGCCTGGAGGTGACCTGGCCAAGGTCCAGAGGGCTGTGTGCATGCTGAGCAACACCACGGCCATCGCCGAGGCTTGGGCCCGCCTGGACCACAAGTTTGACCTGATGTACGCCAAGCGGGCCTTCGTGCACTGGTATGTGGGGGAAGGCATGGAAGAAGGAGAGTTCTCCGAGGCCCGTGAAGACATGGCTGCCCTAGAGAAGGACTACGAAGAGGTGGGCATCGACTCCTttgaggaagatgaggagggGGAGGAGTTTTGA